The genomic region CAGCACCTGGCGGGATAATTTTTGCGACAAAGAGTTTTTGTATCATCTCGCGATGATGCCGTTCGCGCAGATAGGGAATGATCCAATTTTTGGAGCGCGTTTATTTGCGCTTCTACTGTCGATATCTGTTCTCGTAACTTTATTCATGTTGCTTCGCGCGCATCATTGCCGGTGGCCGCTGCTTTTTACAGCAATACCGCTCGCGGCAGGTGGGCTTTTCATAGCGCGATTAGGGATGATTCGCTCTCATGTCTTGAGCATGGCGCTTCTGATGATTGGAATTCATTTTCTTCTTAAAGAAAAATGGCGCGCGCTTTTTATTCTCGGATTTGTGTATGCGTGGAGCTACACCATGCCGTTTGTTCTGCTTATGACTGCAGTGCCTTTTGTAATTGGAAAATGGATCGGAAAAGGCGGTTTCGACTGGAAATTACCGTTGGCCGCAGGAGCCGGTTCGATACTCGGGCTTGTAATTCATCCCTATTCGCCGCTAACGCTTGAAACGTTTCTTACCTATTTACAGGTTTTCAGTATTGGGATGCAGGGAACCGGCTTTTCAGGATTCGAACTCGGAAATGAGATCTATCCTTATTCCTTGCCGGTATTTTTCAATATCTATCCGTTCGTTCTTATTTTTGTTCCGGCGCTCATGGCGTTCGTGATTTTTCGCTGGGAAAAATTCACGGCTGCAACAGCAGGTATCGTATTCTCCGCGTTATTTTGGCTGGGTATGACGGCCGCATCTCCCCGGTTTGTAGAATATTCTGTTCTGATGCTCGCTATAACCTCTGCATTAGTCGTACGCGAAACAATTTCCGTGAGCCCACCAACTGCGTCTTCATTCCTGAATAAGCCTCAACTACGAAAAACAATAGCTATCCTGTCGATTGCTGTGCTTGTCGGATTTCATATCCGCTCAATGAATTTCTACATCCATTATCAAAGTAAAGCTGCGCCACAGCGGTATTTCAAAAATGCGTCTCAATGGATGACACGGCATTTGGAATCGGGAGAAACGGTTATCAACTTGTTCTGGGATGATTTTCCGGATCTTTTTTACGACGGCGCGCGGCAGCGATATATCTGGGGGCTCGATCCGACGTATTCGATACGCGAAGATCCTGAGAAAGCAGCGCTTCTGGAACGGTTTCGGCGGCACGAACTTTTTCTCGACGGCTCCACGCTATCACGCCAATTTAATTCCCGCTATCTCATTCTTCGCGCGAAGCGTGAAGGCGGTTTCCCGGAACTGGCATTCCCTCCATTCCGTAAAGTCTATGGCGATAGTTCAGCTGTGATATATCTTATAACTGAAATCAGATAAAAACATTTTCAAGTGACGGCCGGCCTGGGGCTGATTGTTTCATCATTCAAAAAAAAACAAATGAAATACATCGGGATTTGCTGACGGAAGTCTTTTCAGAAAGTTCGACTTTTCGATTATGGAATTCAGAGACTATTTCGGTTTCTAAATTGACTTCACTAAAACCATACTGCAACCCAAATGTTTGATCTTTTCAATAACAGTATTGATTAAGAAGCCAAGGTTCATTTCCCTTTGTGAGCCAACCGGTTAAGCAGGTTTTATAAATATTCACAAGAAAAAATTACCGGAATTGCATCTACATTCAATCCATCTCACTCATTTTTTGGTTGGAATATTTCGCTTGAATTTGGCTGATCTGGGGTAGAATGGTTTTAAAATTTTGGACAAGAAACGGATCAAAGTGTTTTCCGCTTTGCCTGTCTAATTCTTCAATAGCCTGTTCCGTCGTCCATGCTTTTTTGTAGGCGCGTTCGGATGTCAAAGCGTCAAATACATCCGCGATGGCGCAAATACGCGCAGCCAGAGGAATCTTGTCTCCACTTAGCCCTTTGGGATAACCTGTACCGTCATATTTCTCATGATGCCCGATAGCAATATCGGCAGCCATTTGCATGATCCTGGACGTACTGTTTTGCATGATCTCATAGCCCGTCAAGGTATGAAGTTTCATCAACGCATATTCGTACTGATCCAGTTTTTCCGATTTGTACAAAATATTATCCGGCGTCCCGACCTTTCCTATATCGTGCATCGAAGACGCCACGAAAATAAGTTCCTGATCTTCGCTTGGCAGGTTGATTTTTTTTGCAAGTTCTTTGCTGTACAACGCGACCCGCATAACGTGCACACCCGTCTCAGGACTTCGGTATTCTGCCGCGCGCGAAAGCCGGAAGATAGCCTCGCGCTCTTTTTCAATAATGTCTTTAGTCACGCGGCGCACTTCCG from bacterium harbors:
- a CDS encoding response regulator, which produces MKILIIDDCEINVKVLENILSKSFQCEPVSYLNPLKAMDWCTNEDPDLVFVDYMMPDMNGLEFIEAFRKLPGKNETPIVMITADDDKKVRYKALEMGASDFLNKPIDKSELIARTRNMLSIRQSQKQLVNRADWLDAEVRRVTKDIIEKEREAIFRLSRAAEYRSPETGVHVMRVALYSKELAKKINLPSEDQELIFVASSMHDIGKVGTPDNILYKSEKLDQYEYALMKLHTLTGYEIMQNSTSRIMQMAADIAIGHHEKYDGTGYPKGLSGDKIPLAARICAIADVFDALTSERAYKKAWTTEQAIEELDRQSGKHFDPFLVQNFKTILPQISQIQAKYSNQKMSEMD